In Lactococcus paracarnosus, a genomic segment contains:
- a CDS encoding SepM family pheromone-processing serine protease yields MKKYKQSFIKKRWLVILFLTILIIIGILFPLPYYIEMPGTTENVGSMVKVDQASVVGKGSLNLTTVSMMQATGAGLIYAAATDFTDVYSKKDMMGNQSDSDYNRMNAFYMESAQNAAIYEAFKLANKPFDLTYKGVYVLDVLKSSSLKNVLQVADTVSGVDGKNFKSSQELMAYIKSLKVGAPISVQYINEEGKNKSADGKTIKLADGKAGIGITLVDHTVVSSTPAVKINAGGIGGPSAGMMFTLEIYSQLTGKDLTQGKDIAGTGTIEANGIVGRIGGIDKKVATANQNGAKVFLAPDDEITPAMKKYDKHIKTNYQEALVAAKKLKTKMKIVPIKTVQDAINYLEKN; encoded by the coding sequence TTGAAGAAATATAAACAGTCTTTTATCAAAAAAAGATGGTTAGTTATCCTTTTTTTAACGATCTTGATAATCATTGGTATCTTATTCCCATTACCTTATTATATTGAAATGCCAGGAACTACTGAAAATGTCGGCTCTATGGTTAAGGTTGATCAGGCTTCTGTTGTTGGCAAAGGGTCGCTAAATCTGACAACAGTATCTATGATGCAGGCAACAGGAGCAGGTTTGATCTACGCTGCTGCAACTGATTTCACAGATGTTTACAGTAAGAAGGACATGATGGGTAATCAATCTGATAGTGATTATAATCGGATGAATGCTTTTTATATGGAAAGTGCACAAAATGCTGCTATTTATGAAGCTTTCAAATTGGCTAATAAACCTTTTGACTTAACTTATAAAGGGGTTTACGTTTTAGATGTGTTGAAATCTTCTTCTTTAAAAAATGTACTACAGGTAGCTGATACAGTTAGTGGTGTTGATGGAAAAAATTTCAAATCTTCTCAAGAGTTAATGGCATATATCAAGTCTTTAAAAGTTGGTGCACCTATCTCTGTTCAATATATCAATGAAGAGGGAAAAAATAAATCAGCTGATGGTAAGACGATTAAATTAGCAGATGGTAAAGCAGGTATTGGGATTACATTAGTTGATCATACAGTTGTTTCTAGTACGCCCGCTGTTAAGATAAATGCTGGTGGGATAGGCGGACCATCTGCTGGGATGATGTTTACACTTGAAATCTATTCTCAGTTAACGGGTAAGGATTTGACTCAAGGTAAGGACATAGCTGGTACAGGTACTATCGAAGCAAACGGGATCGTAGGCCGTATTGGTGGTATCGATAAAAAAGTGGCGACTGCTAATCAAAATGGTGCGAAGGTCTTTTTAGCTCCAGATGATGAAATTACGCCGGCAATGAAAAAATATGATAAGCATATCAAAACAAATTACCAAGAAGCACTGGTTGCTGCAAAAAAATTGAAAACTAAAATGAAGATTGTGCCAATTAAGACAGTGCAAGACGCAATTAATTACTTGGAAAAAAATTAA
- the adhE gene encoding bifunctional acetaldehyde-CoA/alcohol dehydrogenase has protein sequence MATKTVDKTETFDVAGMIDELAAKGAQALKGLEKLNQEQIDHIVHEMSMAALDKHMALAKLAVEETGRGIYEDKAIKNMYASEYIWNAIKDNKTVGVINEDKEAGIIEIAEPVGVICGVTPTTNPTSTTIFKAMIAIKTRNPIIFAFHPSAQKSSSAAAQIVLDAAVAAGAPENCVQWVTKPSIEATGLLMNHPTIATVLATGGSAMVKSAYSTGKPALGVGPGNTPAYITREAKIKRAVNDLFLSKTFDNGMICASEQAIIVDNEVFNEVKDEFLAHNAYIVSSKAELAKLEATVMLPDGHAVNPKIVGFSAKHIAELAGIKVPAETKLLIAEIAGVGPDYPLSREKLSPVLAMIKANSTEEGLDLCEAMLDLGGLGHTAVIHTEDEALQIEFGIRMKACRILVNTPAAEGGIGNIYNEMLPSLTLGCGSYGHNSVSHNVSAVDLINVKTLAKRRNNMQWFRLPPKVYFEKNSITYLQQIKAERVMLVCDPGMVQFGYADLIRKQLEKNPNDPSIEVFSDVEPNPSTNTVYKGLEMFNNFQPDVVIALGGGSAMDAAKGMWMFFEHPDTSFFGAKQKFLDIRKRAYKIEYAEKAKFICIPTTSGTGSEVTPFAVITDSDDHTKYPLADYALTPDVAIIDPQLVMSVPASVTADTGMDVLTHAIESYVSVMASDYTRGLSLQAIKIVFEYLEKSVKTGDAESREKMHNASTMAGMAFANAFLGISHSIAHKVGGAWGVPHGRTNAILLPHVIRYNAKDPQKHAMFPKYDFFRADTDYADIARFLGLKGNTTAELVEALASAVYKLGIATGIEMNWQSQGLTKKQMVAEIDHLAEKAYEDQCTTANPKQPLISELKAIIEIAYDYKG, from the coding sequence ATGGCTACTAAAACTGTAGATAAAACTGAAACATTTGATGTTGCTGGTATGATCGATGAACTGGCTGCCAAAGGTGCCCAAGCACTTAAAGGACTTGAAAAATTAAATCAAGAACAGATTGACCATATTGTTCATGAAATGAGTATGGCAGCTCTTGATAAACATATGGCGCTTGCAAAATTAGCAGTCGAAGAAACTGGTCGCGGTATCTATGAAGATAAAGCAATCAAAAATATGTATGCATCAGAGTATATCTGGAATGCCATTAAAGATAATAAAACTGTTGGTGTTATCAACGAAGATAAAGAAGCGGGCATCATCGAGATTGCAGAACCAGTCGGTGTTATCTGTGGTGTTACGCCAACAACGAACCCAACGTCTACAACAATTTTTAAAGCAATGATTGCCATTAAAACACGTAACCCAATCATCTTCGCTTTTCACCCATCAGCTCAAAAATCTTCTTCAGCAGCAGCGCAAATCGTGCTTGATGCGGCAGTAGCGGCTGGTGCACCTGAAAACTGTGTTCAGTGGGTTACAAAACCTTCTATTGAAGCAACTGGTCTCTTGATGAACCACCCAACGATTGCAACAGTACTTGCGACTGGTGGCTCAGCTATGGTTAAATCTGCTTACTCTACTGGTAAACCAGCACTTGGTGTAGGTCCAGGTAACACACCTGCTTACATTACTAGGGAAGCCAAAATCAAACGTGCGGTAAATGACTTGTTCCTTTCAAAAACATTTGATAACGGGATGATTTGTGCGTCTGAGCAAGCAATTATTGTTGACAATGAAGTCTTTAATGAAGTTAAAGATGAGTTCTTGGCTCATAATGCCTATATCGTTTCTTCAAAAGCAGAATTAGCTAAACTTGAAGCAACTGTCATGTTACCTGATGGTCATGCGGTTAATCCGAAAATTGTTGGTTTCTCTGCCAAACATATTGCCGAATTAGCTGGTATCAAAGTACCAGCTGAAACGAAGCTCTTGATTGCAGAAATTGCCGGTGTTGGACCAGATTATCCTTTATCACGTGAAAAATTGTCTCCAGTGTTAGCAATGATCAAAGCTAACTCGACTGAAGAAGGTCTTGATTTATGTGAAGCCATGCTTGATCTTGGTGGTCTTGGTCATACAGCAGTTATCCATACTGAGGATGAAGCACTCCAAATTGAATTTGGTATCCGCATGAAAGCATGTCGTATTCTTGTCAATACGCCTGCTGCTGAGGGTGGTATCGGTAATATCTACAATGAAATGTTACCATCTTTGACACTAGGTTGTGGGTCATACGGACATAACTCAGTTTCACACAATGTATCAGCAGTTGATTTGATTAATGTTAAGACACTTGCTAAACGGAGAAATAATATGCAATGGTTCAGATTACCACCAAAAGTTTACTTTGAAAAGAATTCGATTACTTACTTACAACAAATTAAAGCAGAACGTGTGATGCTTGTTTGTGACCCAGGTATGGTCCAATTTGGGTATGCTGATCTTATCCGTAAACAACTTGAGAAAAATCCAAATGATCCAAGCATTGAAGTATTTTCAGATGTTGAACCTAACCCATCTACAAATACAGTCTATAAAGGATTAGAAATGTTCAATAACTTCCAACCCGATGTTGTCATTGCACTGGGTGGTGGTTCAGCTATGGATGCTGCTAAAGGAATGTGGATGTTCTTTGAACACCCAGATACAAGCTTCTTTGGTGCTAAACAAAAATTCCTTGATATTCGTAAACGTGCTTATAAGATTGAATATGCTGAGAAAGCAAAATTCATCTGTATTCCAACAACATCAGGAACAGGTTCAGAAGTGACACCTTTCGCAGTAATCACTGACTCAGATGATCATACTAAATATCCTTTAGCTGATTATGCGTTGACACCAGATGTGGCAATTATTGACCCACAACTTGTTATGTCAGTTCCTGCAAGTGTAACAGCTGATACAGGGATGGATGTGTTAACACATGCGATCGAGTCATACGTGTCAGTTATGGCATCAGATTATACACGTGGTTTATCATTACAAGCTATCAAAATCGTCTTTGAATATCTTGAAAAATCAGTAAAAACTGGTGACGCTGAGTCTCGTGAGAAGATGCATAATGCCTCTACGATGGCTGGTATGGCTTTCGCAAATGCCTTCCTCGGTATTTCTCACTCAATCGCCCATAAAGTGGGTGGTGCTTGGGGTGTACCTCACGGACGTACGAATGCGATTTTATTACCGCACGTTATCCGTTACAATGCCAAAGATCCTCAAAAACATGCCATGTTCCCTAAATATGACTTCTTCCGTGCAGATACAGACTATGCTGATATCGCACGATTCTTAGGACTCAAAGGGAATACGACTGCAGAACTTGTTGAAGCACTTGCAAGTGCAGTTTATAAACTTGGTATTGCGACTGGCATCGAAATGAACTGGCAATCACAAGGCTTGACTAAGAAACAAATGGTAGCAGAAATTGATCATCTTGCTGAAAAAGCATACGAAGACCAATGTACAACTGCAAATCCAAAACAACCTTTGATTTCTGAACTGAAAGCAATCATTGAAATTGCTTACGACTACAAGGGTTAA
- the coaD gene encoding pantetheine-phosphate adenylyltransferase, with translation MTKKIGLYTGTFDTVTNGHLDIIYRAAKLFDILYVGIFNNDKKNPLFSTIERKVMLENLLLEFDHVRVIVHESDLTVKVAEGLQVTSLVRSVRNAQDLAYESEMVYFNQQISGMETVILLADPNLQYINSTRIKELARFGVDISKWVPSLVIKELERKIEEI, from the coding sequence ATGACTAAAAAAATTGGGCTATATACTGGAACCTTTGATACTGTAACAAATGGTCACCTGGATATTATTTATCGGGCTGCTAAATTATTTGATATCCTTTATGTGGGCATCTTTAACAATGATAAAAAGAATCCTTTATTTTCGACTATTGAGCGAAAAGTTATGTTGGAAAACCTATTGCTTGAATTTGATCATGTTCGAGTAATTGTTCATGAGTCGGATTTAACGGTTAAGGTTGCGGAAGGACTACAAGTAACATCCTTAGTTCGAAGTGTGAGAAATGCGCAAGATTTAGCCTATGAATCAGAGATGGTTTATTTTAATCAACAGATTAGTGGCATGGAAACTGTTATATTGCTTGCAGATCCTAATTTACAATATATTAATAGTACACGTATCAAGGAATTAGCTCGATTTGGAGTTGATATTTCAAAATGGGTACCGAGTTTAGTTATAAAAGAATTGGAGCGTAAAATTGAAGAAATATAA
- the rsmD gene encoding 16S rRNA (guanine(966)-N(2))-methyltransferase RsmD, protein MRVVAGQYGGRNLRTLDGKLTRPTGDKVRAAMFSMIGPFFEGGRVLDLYAGSGGLAIEAISRGMSSAVLVERDRKAQAIILDNIEMTKESNKFTLLKMDAKRSLKQLSGPFDLVFLDPPYAKETVQNDISGLDNLQVLSDQVVIVCETDASVELPVVIGAFELIRQKRYGISKVTIYKRGDHD, encoded by the coding sequence ATGAGAGTTGTTGCAGGCCAATATGGTGGCAGAAATTTAAGAACACTTGATGGCAAACTAACACGGCCAACGGGCGATAAGGTTAGAGCTGCAATGTTTTCTATGATAGGCCCTTTTTTTGAAGGTGGCCGGGTGCTTGATTTATATGCTGGTAGTGGTGGCTTAGCGATAGAGGCTATTTCTAGAGGGATGTCTTCTGCTGTTTTGGTTGAAAGAGATCGGAAAGCACAGGCTATTATTTTAGATAATATAGAGATGACTAAGGAGTCAAATAAATTTACTTTATTAAAAATGGATGCCAAGCGTTCGCTAAAACAATTGTCTGGACCATTTGATCTTGTTTTTCTAGACCCTCCTTATGCTAAAGAAACTGTTCAAAATGATATCAGCGGTTTAGATAATTTACAAGTATTGAGCGACCAAGTGGTCATTGTATGTGAAACTGATGCGTCAGTGGAGCTCCCTGTTGTTATTGGAGCGTTTGAGTTAATAAGGCAAAAACGCTATGGTATTTCTAAAGTAACGATTTATAAAAGAGGTGATCATGACTAA
- the rpsB gene encoding 30S ribosomal protein S2: MAVISMKQLLEAGVHFGHQTRRWNPKMKPFIFTERNGIHVIDLQKTVKLADDAYNYVRDAAANGAIVLFVGTKKQAAEAVKEEALRAGQYYINHRWLGGTLTNWGTIQKRIARLKEINKMEEDGTFDVLPKKEVVLLNKQRDRLEKFLGGIADMPRIPDVIYIVDPHKEQIAVQEATKLNIPIVAMVDTNADPDPIDVIIPANDDAIRAVKLITGKMADAIIEGHQGEDAVEAEDANVSEPASAESIEELVEVVEGSKEA; the protein is encoded by the coding sequence ATGGCAGTCATTTCAATGAAACAACTACTCGAAGCGGGTGTTCACTTCGGTCACCAAACACGCCGTTGGAACCCAAAAATGAAACCGTTCATCTTTACAGAACGTAACGGTATTCACGTTATCGATTTACAAAAAACAGTAAAACTTGCTGATGACGCATACAACTATGTACGCGACGCAGCAGCAAACGGCGCTATTGTTCTTTTTGTAGGTACAAAAAAACAAGCTGCTGAAGCTGTTAAAGAAGAAGCACTCCGTGCTGGTCAATACTACATCAACCACCGTTGGTTGGGTGGTACTTTGACTAACTGGGGTACGATTCAAAAACGTATCGCACGTTTGAAAGAAATCAACAAAATGGAAGAAGACGGTACTTTTGACGTGCTTCCTAAAAAAGAAGTTGTACTTTTGAATAAACAACGCGATCGTCTTGAAAAATTCTTGGGCGGTATTGCTGATATGCCTCGTATCCCAGATGTTATCTACATCGTGGATCCACATAAAGAGCAAATTGCAGTTCAAGAAGCAACTAAATTAAACATTCCAATCGTTGCAATGGTTGATACAAATGCGGATCCTGATCCAATTGATGTTATCATCCCTGCAAATGATGATGCAATTCGTGCTGTTAAATTGATCACTGGTAAAATGGCAGATGCTATTATCGAAGGTCATCAAGGTGAAGATGCTGTTGAAGCTGAAGATGCAAACGTATCTGAACCAGCATCAGCTGAATCAATCGAAGAATTGGTAGAAGTTGTGGAAGGTTCAAAAGAAGCCTAA
- a CDS encoding Lrp/AsnC family transcriptional regulator, whose amino-acid sequence MDNIDHQILAYLKSNAKLTNKDIGQLIHMTGQAVGIRINKLIGAGHIQNYTISIKYDHKQFIRVFMDNNQYDTFESAVNRYLEVDDFYKVSGQACYMIVGHFSHERLAQFITTISRWGRYSIETVIDNRKKDRQ is encoded by the coding sequence TTGGACAACATCGATCATCAAATCTTAGCCTATTTAAAATCAAATGCTAAACTGACAAACAAAGACATTGGCCAACTGATCCATATGACAGGACAGGCCGTAGGTATCAGAATCAATAAATTGATTGGTGCCGGACACATTCAAAACTACACCATCTCTATTAAGTATGATCACAAACAATTTATCCGCGTTTTCATGGATAATAACCAGTATGACACCTTTGAATCAGCAGTAAATAGATATCTTGAAGTAGACGATTTTTATAAAGTGTCAGGACAAGCCTGTTATATGATTGTTGGCCATTTTTCTCATGAAAGACTAGCCCAATTCATTACGACAATCTCAAGATGGGGACGTTACAGCATCGAAACTGTCATTGACAACAGAAAAAAAGATAGGCAATAA
- a CDS encoding cysteine hydrolase family protein yields MKQGLLVIDVQNDYFTGGKMTLAGADEALIKINALEAQFLAAKLPIIYIQHIKYETNADFFEVGTVGADLHPQLKHDASSIIVEKQFPNSFQGTTLQHQLEQNGVEQLVICGMMTHMCIRATTPVAESLGYAPIVISDATATRDLTVDGELMSAKQVQETMLAELSAVARLMTTNEFLG; encoded by the coding sequence ATGAAACAAGGACTATTAGTGATTGATGTGCAAAATGATTATTTTACAGGCGGAAAAATGACATTAGCTGGTGCTGATGAGGCATTGATAAAGATTAATGCATTGGAAGCACAGTTTCTTGCAGCAAAATTACCAATCATTTATATTCAGCATATCAAGTATGAAACAAATGCAGATTTTTTTGAAGTAGGAACAGTAGGTGCTGACTTGCATCCGCAATTAAAACATGATGCTAGTTCCATAATTGTAGAAAAGCAATTTCCAAACAGTTTTCAAGGCACAACCTTGCAGCATCAATTAGAACAAAATGGTGTTGAACAGCTTGTCATTTGTGGTATGATGACACACATGTGTATCCGTGCAACAACACCAGTTGCGGAAAGCTTAGGCTATGCGCCAATCGTAATATCTGATGCGACGGCTACAAGAGATTTGACAGTAGATGGCGAGCTAATGTCTGCCAAACAGGTCCAAGAAACGATGCTTGCTGAACTTTCGGCAGTAGCAAGGTTGATGACGACGAACGAATTTTTGGGTTAA
- a CDS encoding NUDIX hydrolase, producing MELFDIYDQERRLTGRTAERGTKLSAGDFRLVVNLSILNSDNQLLIQQRQPFKEGWPNMWDISAGGSVIAGETSQEAIARETQEEIGVHHDFSEMRPFFTLNFDEGFDDYYMLYQDIALSELSLQTSEVQSVKWATREAVQALILSGEFIPYHKSVIDLLFDLNGVYGGHDL from the coding sequence ATGGAATTATTTGATATTTATGATCAAGAGCGTCGACTTACCGGTAGAACAGCTGAACGGGGGACAAAACTGAGTGCTGGTGACTTCCGATTGGTCGTTAATCTGAGTATTTTAAATTCGGATAATCAGTTATTGATTCAGCAACGTCAGCCTTTTAAAGAGGGGTGGCCTAACATGTGGGATATCTCAGCCGGCGGGAGTGTTATTGCTGGCGAAACGAGTCAAGAAGCAATTGCACGTGAGACACAAGAAGAAATTGGGGTGCATCATGATTTTTCTGAGATGAGACCTTTTTTTACCCTGAATTTTGATGAAGGGTTTGATGACTACTATATGCTTTATCAAGACATAGCGCTATCAGAGTTAAGCCTGCAAACATCTGAAGTCCAGTCGGTAAAATGGGCAACACGTGAAGCGGTTCAAGCCTTAATTTTAAGTGGCGAATTTATTCCTTATCACAAAAGTGTCATTGATTTATTGTTTGACTTGAATGGTGTTTACGGTGGGCATGATTTATAA